AACTTGGGTAGCTAATCAGGTCTTCAAGTTTGAGTTGGGGTTGCTGTGCCAAAGGGTGGAAGGGCGCAGCCACAAACACCAATGGATCATTCCAGATGGTCACATAATTCAGTCGATCATCCCCAGCTGGCGGTAAGGTTAAAAATGCCAGTTCCAGCTCACCGGCCAAAACCAGTTCATGGGCTTGTTCTGAATCGACAAAATGCACATCCAAGGTCACTTGAGGATAATGCTGCACAAAGTTTTTCAGCGGTTCAGCCAAATGATGCAAACCGATATGATGACTGGTACCAATCTTTAAACGGCCTTGCACCTGCGCTTGTTCATGACTCAAGGTATGATGAATTTCCCCTAATTCATTCAGCCAAGTCCGGACTTTAGGTAATAGAGAATGTGCGGCATGAGTAGGTTGAATGCCCCGGCCGGCAGATTCAAACAGTTTGACCCCGAAGTAGTCTTCTAGGCTATGAATCCGCTTCGTGACTGCGGGTTGGGTAATAAATAATTGTTCTGCTGCGATAGAAATTGAACCGGTTTCCATGACTTTAACAAATGCTTCAAAAGCAGCGAGATTCATACAAGAGTATCCAAAGAAATTTTAAAGCTGTTG
This genomic stretch from Acinetobacter sp. C32I harbors:
- a CDS encoding LysR family transcriptional regulator; its protein translation is MNLAAFEAFVKVMETGSISIAAEQLFITQPAVTKRIHSLEDYFGVKLFESAGRGIQPTHAAHSLLPKVRTWLNELGEIHHTLSHEQAQVQGRLKIGTSHHIGLHHLAEPLKNFVQHYPQVTLDVHFVDSEQAHELVLAGELELAFLTLPPAGDDRLNYVTIWNDPLVFVAAPFHPLAQQPQLKLEDLISYPSLLPAAQTYTSQITLSEFERNGLKPKITMSNNPLESIRMLVSIGLGWSVLPKTLVNQDLKQLDLKLDMQRQLGMVWHPARIQSKAAEELIRMMHVG